Proteins from a single region of Fusobacterium gonidiaformans ATCC 25563:
- a CDS encoding zinc metalloprotease HtpX: MYGLSQIRNKQIQVPHLNIFKIGTWVMMGIFASYLMIYLFLGQEILNYFPLLLLFAFATPLFSLWMSKASVKRAYHIRLIGEGGARNEKEQLVVDTIQLLSEKLKLQKLPEIGVYPSYDVNAFATGASKNSALVAVSQGLLQTMDETEIIGVLAHEMSHVVNGDMLTSSILEGFVSAFALIATIPFLFGRSDNNRGERAGSSLMTYYLLRNIANFFGKLVSSAYSRRREYGADRLASKITGAVYMKSALMKLQDISQGRVNLQAEDRRFANFKITNNFSMGGIANLFASHPSLENRIEAVERLEQQGW; the protein is encoded by the coding sequence ATGTATGGTTTATCACAAATTAGAAATAAACAAATTCAAGTTCCGCATCTTAATATTTTTAAAATAGGTACTTGGGTTATGATGGGAATTTTTGCGAGTTATTTAATGATCTATTTGTTTCTTGGGCAGGAGATTTTGAATTATTTTCCACTACTACTCTTATTTGCTTTTGCAACTCCTTTGTTTTCTCTTTGGATGTCGAAAGCTAGCGTAAAAAGAGCTTACCATATTAGGTTGATAGGAGAAGGAGGAGCTAGAAATGAAAAAGAGCAACTGGTAGTTGATACAATACAGTTGTTAAGTGAGAAATTGAAATTACAGAAACTTCCTGAAATAGGAGTTTATCCTTCTTATGATGTGAATGCTTTTGCAACAGGAGCTAGCAAAAACTCTGCTTTAGTAGCAGTTTCTCAAGGTTTGTTACAAACGATGGATGAAACAGAAATTATTGGGGTATTAGCTCATGAAATGTCACATGTTGTAAATGGAGATATGCTAACTTCTTCTATCTTAGAGGGATTTGTATCTGCTTTTGCTTTAATTGCCACAATTCCATTTTTATTCGGTCGTTCTGATAATAATCGAGGAGAACGAGCCGGCTCGAGTCTTATGACATATTATTTGCTAAGAAATATTGCAAACTTCTTTGGAAAATTAGTATCGAGTGCTTATTCTCGAAGACGAGAATATGGAGCCGATCGCTTGGCTTCAAAAATTACTGGAGCTGTCTATATGAAGAGTGCTTTGATGAAATTACAAGATATTAGTCAAGGAAGAGTGAACCTTCAAGCGGAAGATAGAAGATTTGCCAATTTTAAAATAACCAATAATTTTTCAATGGGAGGAATTGCTAATTTATTTGCAAGTCACCCAAGTTTAGAAAATCGAATTGAGGCAGTAGAAAGGTTAGAACAACAAGGTTGGTAG
- the ruvB gene encoding Holliday junction branch migration DNA helicase RuvB has product MDRIVSELEIPGEIEIQKNLRPKSFREYIGQESLKEKIFISIQAAKRRGSVIDHVLLYGPPGLGKTTLAGVIANEMGANLKITSGPVLEKAGDLAAILTSLEENDVLFIDEIHRLNTAVEEILYPAMEDKELDIIIGKGPAARSIRIELPNFTLIGATTRAGLLSAPLRDRFGISHKMEYYTEEEVKEIILRGGKILEIEVEGEGAEELAKRSRGTPRIANRLLKRVRDYAEIRGKGIITQEIAIQALNLLGVDMEGLDDLDRNILQAMFENYGGGPVGIETLSLLLGEDRRTLEEVYEPYLIQKGFLKRTNRGRIATSKAIAYWEKMEEKNEN; this is encoded by the coding sequence ATGGATAGGATTGTAAGTGAATTAGAGATACCTGGAGAGATAGAAATTCAGAAAAATTTAAGACCTAAAAGTTTCCGAGAATATATAGGACAAGAGAGTTTGAAAGAAAAGATTTTTATTTCAATTCAAGCGGCAAAACGGAGAGGTTCCGTCATTGATCATGTATTACTTTATGGACCTCCCGGTCTGGGAAAGACAACATTGGCAGGAGTCATTGCTAATGAAATGGGAGCTAATTTAAAAATTACGTCAGGACCGGTTTTGGAAAAGGCAGGTGATCTAGCAGCTATTTTAACTTCGTTGGAAGAAAATGATGTGTTGTTCATTGATGAAATTCATCGATTAAATACTGCGGTAGAAGAAATTTTGTATCCTGCTATGGAAGACAAAGAATTAGATATTATTATAGGGAAAGGTCCTGCTGCTCGTTCTATTCGAATAGAGCTTCCAAATTTTACTTTAATAGGAGCTACAACAAGAGCCGGACTTTTAAGTGCTCCTTTACGAGATCGTTTTGGAATTAGTCATAAAATGGAATATTATACAGAGGAAGAAGTCAAAGAGATTATTTTACGAGGGGGAAAAATTTTAGAGATAGAGGTTGAAGGAGAAGGGGCAGAAGAGCTAGCAAAGCGTAGCCGAGGAACTCCTAGAATTGCAAATCGTCTTTTAAAAAGAGTTCGAGATTATGCAGAAATTAGAGGAAAAGGGATTATCACTCAAGAGATTGCGATACAAGCCCTAAATCTTTTAGGTGTGGATATGGAAGGCTTGGATGACTTAGATCGAAATATTTTACAGGCGATGTTTGAAAATTATGGGGGAGGCCCCGTTGGAATAGAAACTCTATCTTTACTTTTAGGAGAAGATCGGAGAACTTTAGAAGAGGTTTATGAACCTTATTTGATTCAAAAAGGATTTCTAAAAAGAACAAATCGAGGTAGAATAGCTACTTCAAAAGCAATTGCTTATTGGGAAAAAATGGAGGAAAAAAATGAAAATTAA
- a CDS encoding DUF1858 domain-containing protein: protein MVTKDMNILEAVQNYPIAIEVFQKHGLGCVGCMIASGETLGEGIAAHGLNPDAIVDEINELIKQGK, encoded by the coding sequence ATGGTAACAAAAGATATGAATATATTAGAGGCAGTTCAAAATTATCCAATTGCAATTGAAGTTTTTCAAAAACACGGACTTGGATGTGTAGGATGTATGATTGCTTCAGGAGAAACTTTGGGAGAAGGAATTGCAGCACATGGATTAAATCCCGATGCCATTGTAGATGAAATCAACGAATTGATTAAACAAGGAAAATAA
- a CDS encoding RrF2 family transcriptional regulator, protein MKINTKVRYGFKALAYIAMNTEENKLVRIKEIAESQNISIQYLEQILFKLKNEKIIEGKRGPSGGYRLAMSPKEITLHKVYMILDDEVKVIDCNESDEHRQQCKDSICGSTCIWSKLDYALTKILSDTTLEDFINNVK, encoded by the coding sequence ATGAAAATTAATACAAAGGTGCGATATGGATTCAAGGCATTAGCATACATTGCTATGAATACAGAAGAAAATAAATTAGTGAGGATTAAAGAGATTGCAGAAAGTCAAAATATTTCTATTCAATATTTGGAACAAATTCTTTTTAAGTTAAAAAATGAAAAAATTATTGAAGGGAAAAGAGGACCTAGCGGAGGCTATCGTTTGGCGATGTCACCCAAAGAAATTACTTTGCATAAGGTGTATATGATTTTGGATGACGAAGTAAAAGTGATTGATTGCAATGAGAGTGATGAGCACAGGCAACAATGCAAAGATAGCATTTGTGGATCTACTTGTATCTGGAGTAAATTAGATTATGCCTTAACAAAAATTTTATCGGATACGACTTTGGAAGATTTTATAAATAATGTAAAATAA
- a CDS encoding RsmE family RNA methyltransferase, producing the protein MISVIIERNEYLDEIILEKKEDLHHLLHVFRLEIGDKVRAVDGDYEYICEIQKIIENKVHLQILEKREDAFSLSVDIDAAICLIKNDKMDFCIQKLTELGIRSIIPTVAKRCVVKLKEKKEKWNTIVKETMKQCQGVKPTQIQEVTDLKKLPLEDYDLILLPYECEEEHSLKYVLQNRVEKPRKVLYVIGPEGGFEKEEIQYLASKRAEVVSLGKRILRAETAAIVVGGILVHEFG; encoded by the coding sequence TTGATTAGTGTTATAATAGAAAGGAATGAATACTTAGACGAGATTATTTTAGAAAAAAAGGAAGACCTGCACCATTTACTGCATGTATTTCGATTGGAAATAGGGGATAAAGTACGAGCGGTAGATGGCGATTATGAATATATTTGTGAAATACAAAAAATCATAGAGAATAAAGTGCATCTTCAAATTCTAGAGAAAAGAGAAGATGCTTTTTCTCTATCTGTGGATATAGATGCAGCAATTTGCTTGATTAAAAATGATAAAATGGATTTTTGTATTCAAAAATTAACAGAATTAGGAATCCGTAGTATTATACCAACAGTAGCAAAACGATGTGTTGTAAAGTTAAAAGAGAAAAAAGAAAAATGGAATACAATTGTGAAGGAAACAATGAAACAATGTCAGGGTGTGAAGCCGACACAAATTCAAGAGGTTACAGATCTAAAAAAACTTCCTTTGGAAGACTATGATTTAATTTTACTTCCCTACGAATGTGAAGAAGAACATAGTTTGAAATATGTTTTACAGAATAGAGTAGAGAAGCCTAGGAAAGTTTTATATGTTATAGGGCCTGAAGGTGGTTTTGAAAAAGAGGAGATTCAATATCTTGCTTCCAAAAGAGCGGAAGTAGTCAGTCTAGGAAAGCGAATTTTACGAGCAGAGACAGCAGCAATTGTAGTAGGAGGAATTTTAGTTCATGAATTCGGATAA
- the rpmA gene encoding 50S ribosomal protein L27, with protein sequence MKFILNIQLFAHKKGQGSVKNGRDSNPKYLGVKKYDGEVVKAGNIIVRQRGTAFHPGNNMGMGKDHTLFALIDGYVKFERLGKDKKQVSIYASK encoded by the coding sequence ATGAAATTTATTTTAAATATACAATTGTTCGCACACAAAAAAGGACAAGGATCTGTTAAAAACGGAAGAGATTCTAATCCTAAATACCTTGGAGTAAAGAAATATGATGGTGAAGTTGTAAAAGCTGGAAACATCATTGTAAGACAAAGAGGAACAGCTTTCCACCCAGGAAACAACATGGGAATGGGAAAAGATCATACTCTTTTTGCTCTAATTGACGGATATGTAAAATTCGAAAGATTAGGAAAAGACAAGAAGCAAGTATCTATTTATGCTTCTAAATAG
- a CDS encoding pyridoxamine kinase — MNKKILLVNDMPGYGKVALSAMTPILSTMGHSLFNLPTALVSNTLDYGKFEIMDTTEYMEKSLQIWEELNFSFDCISTGFIFTKRQVELILQYIEKKKTQGIFVMVDPIMGDQGKLYNGVKEETVDNMRKLSSVADVMVPNFTEACFLARKYVGQKTISLEEVKDLIQLLLSNGAKSIVITSIETEDNQHYVCGFDSKTQDYFFLPYDHIPIQFPGTGDIFSSILLGNLLHEYSLTESVQKAMNVVYEFILKNKDNQDKFRGIAIEEGLSLIK, encoded by the coding sequence ATGAATAAAAAAATTTTACTAGTCAATGATATGCCAGGTTATGGAAAAGTTGCTCTATCCGCTATGACCCCCATTCTATCTACTATGGGACATAGTTTATTTAATCTTCCAACTGCTCTTGTCTCCAATACCTTGGACTATGGCAAATTTGAGATTATGGATACTACAGAATATATGGAAAAATCATTGCAAATTTGGGAAGAATTAAATTTTTCTTTTGATTGTATCTCTACTGGATTTATATTTACCAAAAGGCAAGTAGAACTTATTTTACAATATATTGAAAAAAAGAAGACGCAAGGAATTTTTGTTATGGTAGATCCTATTATGGGAGACCAAGGAAAACTATATAATGGAGTAAAAGAAGAAACCGTAGATAACATGAGGAAATTAAGCAGTGTAGCAGATGTTATGGTTCCTAATTTTACAGAAGCTTGTTTTTTAGCACGCAAATATGTAGGGCAAAAAACAATTTCCTTAGAAGAAGTAAAAGATTTAATACAACTCCTTTTATCAAATGGAGCTAAGTCTATTGTTATCACAAGTATAGAAACAGAAGATAATCAACATTATGTTTGTGGTTTTGATTCTAAAACACAAGACTACTTCTTCTTACCTTATGATCATATCCCTATCCAATTTCCTGGAACGGGAGATATTTTTTCCTCCATCTTATTAGGAAATCTTTTACATGAATATTCTTTAACAGAAAGTGTTCAAAAAGCTATGAATGTTGTCTATGAATTTATTTTAAAGAACAAAGATAATCAGGACAAGTTTAGAGGAATTGCTATCGAAGAAGGACTTTCTTTAATAAAATAA
- a CDS encoding helix-turn-helix domain-containing protein, with product MRTSIPEEIRLCQRIIEYAIKHNNNAKAAIRYHTSCQQVKHWRDRYDGTIQSLLPKSRRPKSHPNQHTQEEIQLLLRKYKRFSFEGLAEVYVQCRKEGYQRSYGSMCKMIRKHKMGKEKKKRLRIKSKYEKKEVTFPGQRVQIDLKYIPESSIRFGLVEQKFYQITAIDEYTRKRVLKVVEEKSRKILSSIQ from the coding sequence ATGAGAACTAGTATACCAGAAGAAATAAGACTTTGTCAACGAATTATTGAATATGCGATTAAACATAATAATAATGCGAAAGCTGCTATTCGTTATCATACTTCGTGCCAACAGGTAAAACATTGGAGAGACCGTTATGATGGAACCATACAATCTCTTTTGCCTAAGAGTCGAAGACCAAAATCACACCCAAACCAACATACTCAGGAAGAAATTCAACTCCTTTTACGCAAGTATAAACGTTTTTCTTTTGAAGGGTTAGCAGAAGTCTATGTTCAATGTCGGAAGGAAGGATATCAACGTAGTTACGGAAGTATGTGTAAAATGATTCGTAAGCATAAAATGGGAAAGGAAAAGAAGAAAAGACTCCGAATAAAAAGTAAATATGAAAAGAAAGAAGTAACCTTTCCAGGACAAAGAGTACAGATCGATTTAAAATACATTCCGGAAAGCTCTATCCGATTTGGCTTAGTAGAACAAAAATTCTATCAGATTACAGCGATTGATGAGTATACGCGCAAAAGAGTTTTAAAAGTGGTAGAGGAAAAAAGTAGAAAGATATTGTCATCGATACAATAA
- a CDS encoding phosphatase PAP2 family protein — protein MLLFFLLFLYDKKKFKVCKEYALSLILVLCSTQVVVNILKLTFGRARPYVFFDPERFYGIFYLIDNHLLMNSQYHSFPSGHTITIWGTVWFFYFVMKSKYKYLWFFLGFLVALSRMYLGYHWFSDVTVSIGLSYVIVKWIVTKRSVMR, from the coding sequence GTGTTGCTATTCTTTCTCTTATTTCTATATGATAAAAAGAAGTTTAAGGTATGCAAAGAATATGCTCTAAGTTTGATTTTGGTTCTGTGTTCCACACAGGTTGTAGTAAATATTTTAAAATTGACCTTTGGAAGAGCAAGACCTTATGTATTTTTTGATCCGGAAAGATTTTATGGGATTTTCTATTTAATAGACAATCATTTATTAATGAACTCTCAATATCATTCTTTTCCTTCTGGGCATACAATTACAATTTGGGGGACAGTTTGGTTTTTCTATTTTGTTATGAAGAGTAAATACAAATATTTATGGTTTTTCTTGGGATTTTTAGTAGCTTTGAGTCGAATGTATTTAGGATATCATTGGTTTAGTGATGTTACGGTAAGTATAGGTTTATCTTATGTGATTGTAAAATGGATTGTTACTAAAAGAAGTGTTATGCGATAA
- a CDS encoding DUF445 domain-containing protein, with translation MLLRLLIMVLIGAWIGWITNWLAIKMLFHPYEEKRFLCFKLQGLIPKRKKDIGSGIARVVEQELLSLKDVLNQMDTELIFQNIERMMDEYLEDNLAKEIQKAFPFAAMFVGKDSLGKIKSLLKQAILSRKEEICSAFTNHLEENVDIQKIISDKIASFSFQKVEEIILSLAKKELKHIELVGAILGAVIGGLQFLLFSYFS, from the coding sequence ATGTTATTGAGATTATTGATCATGGTGTTAATAGGGGCTTGGATTGGTTGGATTACAAACTGGTTAGCAATTAAAATGTTGTTTCATCCCTATGAAGAAAAACGATTTTTATGTTTTAAGTTACAAGGTTTAATTCCTAAGAGGAAAAAGGATATAGGAAGTGGAATTGCTAGAGTAGTGGAACAGGAGCTTCTTTCTCTAAAAGATGTCTTAAATCAAATGGATACAGAGCTTATTTTTCAAAATATTGAAAGAATGATGGATGAATACTTGGAAGATAATTTAGCAAAGGAAATTCAAAAAGCATTTCCTTTTGCAGCTATGTTTGTAGGCAAAGATAGTCTAGGGAAAATTAAATCTCTTTTGAAACAGGCAATTCTATCTAGAAAGGAAGAGATTTGTTCTGCCTTTACAAATCATTTAGAAGAAAATGTGGATATTCAAAAAATTATTTCGGATAAAATCGCTTCCTTTTCGTTTCAAAAAGTGGAGGAAATTATTCTTTCTTTGGCGAAAAAAGAATTAAAACACATTGAATTGGTAGGAGCTATCTTAGGTGCTGTAATTGGAGGATTACAGTTCTTGTTATTTTCTTATTTTTCATAA
- the mtaB gene encoding tRNA (N(6)-L-threonylcarbamoyladenosine(37)-C(2))-methylthiotransferase MtaB, translating to MNSDKRVAFYTLGCKVNQYESESIKNQLLQKGYEEVDFESIADIYIVNSCTVTSIADRKTRNMLRRAKKQNPSGKVIVTGCYAETNRKDLLEMEEIDFVIGNKDKSAVAKFVQEIHTQERVEKKESIFQEKEYQEYEFATFREMTRAYVKIQDGCNEFCSYCKIPFARGKSRSRKQEKVLEEIDKLLMEGFQEIILIGINLGDYGKDLEGDTSFETLVQEILKRDSLKRVRIGSVYPDRITDSFISLFKNPKMMPHLHISLQSCDDTVLRNMKRKYGRELILSSLSSLRKEVPSMEYTADIIVGFPGETEEMFQNTYASLEEIGFSHLHIFPYSDREGTLASRMKNKLSPEIKKERVTILENLQKKVEEDRRKAYLGKTIEVLIEEEKDGYWWGYSPNYLRVKVKGEDISVNCLVQVKIEKVEKGVLVAYEYAKSL from the coding sequence ATGAATTCGGATAAAAGAGTGGCTTTTTATACTTTGGGGTGTAAAGTAAATCAGTATGAAAGTGAAAGTATTAAAAATCAACTTTTGCAAAAGGGATATGAAGAAGTGGATTTTGAGTCGATAGCAGATATTTATATTGTCAACTCATGTACTGTTACGAGTATTGCGGATAGAAAGACGAGAAATATGTTAAGAAGGGCGAAGAAACAAAACCCTTCCGGAAAAGTTATTGTAACAGGGTGTTATGCCGAGACCAATCGAAAAGATCTGTTAGAAATGGAAGAAATTGACTTTGTTATTGGAAATAAAGATAAAAGTGCAGTTGCTAAGTTTGTACAAGAAATTCATACTCAAGAAAGAGTAGAAAAAAAAGAAAGTATCTTTCAAGAAAAGGAATATCAAGAATATGAATTTGCTACGTTTCGAGAAATGACAAGAGCTTATGTAAAAATACAAGATGGTTGTAATGAATTTTGTTCTTATTGCAAAATTCCCTTTGCAAGAGGGAAAAGTCGTTCTCGAAAACAAGAAAAAGTATTAGAAGAAATTGATAAATTATTGATGGAAGGATTTCAAGAAATTATTTTAATCGGAATCAATTTGGGAGACTATGGAAAAGATTTAGAAGGAGATACTAGCTTCGAAACATTAGTACAAGAAATTTTAAAAAGAGATTCGTTGAAACGAGTAAGAATTGGTTCTGTTTATCCGGATCGAATTACGGATTCTTTTATTTCTTTATTTAAAAATCCCAAAATGATGCCTCATTTACATATTTCTTTACAATCTTGTGATGATACTGTCTTAAGGAATATGAAACGAAAATATGGAAGAGAGCTCATTTTAAGTTCCTTATCTTCCTTACGGAAAGAAGTTCCAAGTATGGAATATACAGCAGATATTATTGTTGGATTTCCGGGAGAAACAGAGGAGATGTTTCAAAACACTTATGCGAGTTTGGAGGAAATTGGTTTTTCTCATTTACATATTTTTCCATATTCTGATCGAGAAGGAACCTTGGCTTCTCGTATGAAAAATAAACTCTCTCCAGAAATAAAAAAGGAAAGAGTTACTATTTTAGAAAATTTACAAAAAAAGGTAGAAGAAGACAGGAGAAAAGCTTATCTTGGAAAAACGATCGAAGTCTTGATAGAAGAAGAAAAAGATGGCTATTGGTGGGGATATAGTCCAAATTATCTTAGAGTCAAGGTAAAAGGCGAGGATATTTCGGTTAATTGCCTAGTACAAGTGAAAATAGAAAAGGTAGAGAAAGGAGTTTTAGTAGCTTATGAATATGCGAAAAGTTTATAA